The stretch of DNA GTACGCTACTACTTCCGTTGTCAAAGTTTTGTTATTGTTTAacctatttattttaattttagaactaaacccttctaaaatatatttagaccATAACAACATGTCCAGCATGGCTAAATAACATTGTCAGGGAAGTTGGCATGTTAGTATTCTTTTGCCATGCCAACCTTGTTGgcatagaaaaaaacattcaCCCCATCTCAAATAGCATGGTCAAATAATACTATCATACATGAGAAGTGGCATGGCTTGATCAAAATGTCTAGATTTAGAAATAAGAATGGAGagggtttagttttaaaattaaaaaataaaaatattcatttaaaaaaacctTCATCACTCCTAAACTCACCCTTAGAGCAAAATCAATAGTATAGACAATTAGATACATCATTTCTACTCAATATAACAGtcgattcatatatatatatatatatatggaattgCTACGGAACGGTGTATCATCCGCATGGCATCGccacaaacaaattaagcagATGGTGTTCCACGGTGTCCTTCGGCAAGACCCATGCCTTCTTAGCATGGCAAACAATTTGATTAGACAAGTATACAACTAGCATTATACGACTacattttagttttggttttatttttctttataagttaaataaaaaatattagaatacGGTATACCGACTTAACGGTACCCCGGTTTCTCATTAACAGTAACCTCTTAATTCATTACCtgtgttgaatttttttccatttattagaatttagatattttaagatatcatttatattCGATGACCTGCTGTTCAATCGAAGAGTGACAGGATGCTTGTGGCATTTAACAACGTCCGGCCTCGCCGTGGCGCTGTAGCAATTCTGCGATGTTGCTGTCGACCACCGGCAAAGAGAGCCTCGATGGGGCTAGGGCCGAGGGTGCCACAGCCGCCCTTGCGAGCGAGCGAGGTGAGGCGGTTCACGAGGCAGGCGAGATCaacggcggaggactcggatTGAAAGACGACTGCGGCACGAGGAGGCAGAAGGTACATTGTGCCGGGCTCTAGCAGGTCGTCCGGCCTGAACGACCCCTACCACAGCTACAGCAAATGTGCACGGTGAAGATGATGGAACCTCATGATACCACTAGTAGCAGACATGATATTGTTCAGGTATTATACATGGTAAATGTGAGGTACCATGCTACTTGAGAGGTACATGTTACCTAGGCatggtatcttgaggtatcatACACGATACATGTGATATGATACTATTCAGGTATTATACATGATACACATAAGATACAATGTTATTTGGtcatggtaccttgaggtatcatACACGATATATATGAAGTATCATATTACCTGAATATAGTATCATGTTTGATATATTTGAGGTTTTATAGACGATACATGTGAAGCACCGTGTTACTTAGGGGGAACCATGTTACTTAAACAAGATAACGCCTAGAGTTTATTCCATTACCTGTGTACCGTAGTGTAGCAGTccccatatatatactacaatattattaatatacaaCCCACATCTCTCTCACATAACTTGTTAAAACCTATGCCACAACTAcctacaaatatacaaatatgtatttcacttttttctcacctttcatttattttgtagcgGACTTTTCTTACCtcacattttatttcttttctacccaagcacaaatataatttatcaCTTTTAATAGCACGTCTTCTTTATcttattatatttgtacttaCTACTTAGTGAATGAGAACTGCACCCTATCCTCTTTTTCAATAGAGTAGTCTGTACCGTCTTAGCATGTTAATAAATACTCTCTAATAAATCAATAACTAGAAGAAAATTGGGGAAAAGCACATATCTTTAGTAGAAAAGGAACCATCTAAATAATAGCTCAAGATTCCATATGGAGTACCTATAACAGGGCTCGCATATAGAATACCTATAACAACGCTCGCATGTCACATCTTACAATCATATTCCCGGCTCAAGATTCCATGTGGAGTATATGTAAATGGTGCGGTTCCTCTGCAGTAAATGCAGAGAGTACTATGTTTATGTCTTGTGCTACAGTGATATGTATGAGCACAGTGTCTCCATCCTAGCAACGGTGTACCAACAGTGTTTAGGCGCTTTATTTAGTCCCATGGATACTGTAGCGGTAGCCTGTAGCCCTATGTTTTTGACTGTCCATCCAAGAtctaacgaaaaaaaaaagaagcaatcACTGTAGCATCTCTGCATTTTCTTCTACAATGCACAGAGGATCTCGTCCCATCCAAATATGTGCATGAGATGTTTGCAGCTGTAAAgctaaaaattacataaagaTCATACTACTTACACTGCAGTTCGTAGCACTAAGATCTGAAATCACACCAGGAAGCAACATTGACAGGGAGAACcactttattttgttataaaacAACACTGGATCAACTTATTTACAGGATAGCTGAACCTTAGCAGCTTGGAAGCAACATTGGTAGTACAATCTGCCCTCTACGTCTGCACATTGCGGACAACTGCAGATGAAATAAATTACTACATCGTCAGAGACTTCACAGGCTACGCTAGCCGGGGTAAGGCAGATCGTCGCACGAGTTTTTCATTGCCGGTGGCCCTCCGGGAGAGGAACCACTCTATGGAACGGCACAGGTCTCTGTGGTAGAGATCCAtcctcctcatcatcatcaaacaAGAGTAGATAGCTGTCAAAAGGAAATAGGACCAGCATATTATCAGGAAAAGCAAATGTTGCTATTCAAATGTTAGTCATAAGAtctgaacaaaagaaaaatcaattaaagccttctacacaaacatgtatgtttaatttaattatttccttTCTCACTTTACATGTTATTACTGTGAGTGGTATCTTAAGTAAAAATTCTGTTGCACTTTCATTAGTGTTTAAGTTTCAGCTCTTGGTAACACAAATACATAAATAGATAATTATACCAAAACTTGGTAGCACTCAGGGCTCATTCATTTAggaggaaaaacaaaggaattgGATTTCTAAGAAATAACTCTTATGAGTATCATTCCATTGGTAGGAATGAAGTATAGGAAAATCAGAGGAAATTATCCTTTCATACATGTTGTAGagagaaaacaaatgaaattttaCATCCATTCCAACCTCTTGAAATAATTACTGTGGATTGGTGTGTACATGCATTCTTATTACTTCACATTTCCTTTTCCTATAGGCtcaaattcctccaaaccTAATATGGGCCTTAACCATAAACAAACACCATAATAATCAAATACCACCAACTGGTTCCACCTTTTATaggtaatttctttttttagtagatttttttgttctattttgtttttgtttcttttcttgccTGGAGCATTTTTATGTTCTAGATATTAAGCTTTTTGTAGGTCCATTGTTTACTTTAGCCATAATGAGGTGGAGGAAAAAATGGACTCATTGCAAACATATAATGTCTAGCTTATTAAATTGGGTAAATTTCAACAGACATTCAAGTGCAGTTTGTGAACGAAATGCGAATTGTAGAGTTACTGGAGACCGTAATTCTAGAGTTACTGGACTGCAGTTCTGTCCCTAGGCatctacatgttttttaaaggTAGAACTACAAACTCAACACCTGCACAACCTAAACTGCAATAAAATGAAATAGCACAGTTGAACAAATTAGACTATCCAAAGttgtaaaaacataaattactTACTCGTCAGATTTCCTCTGCACCATTTTTAGCCCAATTTCACATCCACATGATGACAGAGAAATGAGAGTTAATAACATACCAAACAATAGAAATAATAGAATAAAGTAATAAAAGCAAGGtgataattgaaaaaaaaagtctatggACGACTCTACAAAACTAATACATACCAACGAATAATTCATGTAATAAAATCATGTCTATCCAACATATTGTTACAATACTTAGTATAAACAGAACATGTAATAAATGTAAATGGATATTGCTTGTATTCACATGATAGGGATTAACCACTAATGATCAATGAAACAAGGTTCAAAGCGTTTCTGTTTCAGCCCTTGAAAGTTTTCAACCCTGCATTGATAACCAATACCAATCATTCTTGGGACTACTAATATGGATAGAATAAACAACTTTAATGGTTCATTTAAAATACATGAGTTCTCCTGATTCCtgcagaaaataaactacttcCTAGATAAGATTCCTGCGCTCCAAATTCTGAAAGCAGCCCTAAGATAATCAGCTTGGCATCACGGTTCAAAATCTTGGTGGTTACCGGATCATAATTTGGGACCAGTTAACGAAAATCTGGCAGGAGTTTAGATTCAAAacctaaatttgaaattttgtcaaattgaATTAAGAAAAGCTAACCAGCAGGAAGTTAGCAGTactgattttctttcttttttttttaaaaaaaaagagcaaagcACTCTAATTTATGTATTAGAAATACCGTTTGATTGTAGCATAGAGGTATAAGGCAAGAATGCTATGTCAAGGCTAGGAAATCAGATTTGCATGCTTATCCAGTAAAATCTGGTTACTGGACTGGATACACAAGATTTCTTTAACAATCAGTTTCTGAACCCTTGACTGAGATATGGTATGCACTCTGCAAAATAGTGGTTTGCATATAGATGtggtaatttatttatggCAAAGCAATGCTTTATGCAAATTACGAATTATTATATCTTGTGAATACTCTACTAAGGCTGTGTTTCTTTGCTGAAATTTTCATAGGCGCGTGAAACGAGACAGGCCActagcacataattaattgagATTTAATTACTATAGACTGGAAAATtggatttatttgatttttaaaggaacttctatatataaatatttagaaaatatgcaccgtttaacagtttgaaaagCATGCCCATGGTAAATGAGATATTAATTAAGACAAGTAGGCAGGTTTGAACAGAACCTAAGTCAGATATCATGACCAACCTTAAGAAAAAATTGAACTGGGATATGGGTTCTATATAGTGATATGCAATAATACAACTTGTGATTTGTATAGCGTTGCAATGCTTGCCAAAATGATGCAAATCGCTGTACAGTCAGAGTTAAGAACTTGACCAGGCACTGCCAACAGGCTGATAACAATTTCCACCAAACTGCTGGCAGGAAGCGGCTAGCAAACAACTTGCAGTTACATCCACACCAGTGCAAACAGTGCAAAAGAAAACGATTACTTAATTAGCTGAATTTGATTGGAAAGAAACCAGCATCTGGTGGGACCGTGGGAACCAGATGCATGTCAGTTTGCACACCTATCAGCTAAACTTTGCTGGATACCATTCAGTATCAATTGAATGCCAATGAAAATTGTCTGTTGTTATATTTCATGCAGTATGTGCTGGAGACAATTGTGGTATTTTGCATAGGGTGGCAGCAAAAACCCAGTTTATAATGTATTATGTATCACCAAGTTTTAACCATTGAATTATGTTATTCTGAAGTGaaagagaacaaaaatataacattcCTAAGGAAAAGGGTAAGAAATGACATGAAAAGGGAAACTAGTCAAACTACTTACTACAGATTCCTTTGTGTTCTATTTCTATAACATAAAGCAGTAGCATAAGTTCACAATATTTGGACAAACATGCAGCTCTTAACCTTAACCTTTGCAGTTTGCACtatctaaaaaaacacaagattATATAGAGAATCTCCCTGGCATATTTAGCATGTGCAGTATGACCACGCAATACTGTCAACTATGTTCAGCTAATTGCATATATCTCACAATCTTCCCATGTTCAACAAATTAGCCTGATAAGGTCTAAATATTTCTGCATAAGTGTCTGTATAGAAATAACAAACATGCTTCATCTCTGCTCCAATCAGTAACAATTATCAACTCCATTGCTTTACTGAGAGAGGACCTTGGATAAGAAAGCATTTGATGCTCAGATACTCCCCATTTTCTagctatgtttttttcaaGCTCCTACTTTCAAGGCAACCTCAAAATGGTTTCAGCAATCAAGCATACTTGATAGAACTAAAAGTTCCAAGTGTCACAAAAAGTTCCATAATATTGTTACCACCATTGAATTTGTAAAGAGATGAAGCTGACCATATGACGGGGAGTACATCCATACATATGTACAGCACAAGAACACAGAAGGTGAACTCAATTGTCAAGATTGAAAAGATTTACATAGggttcataaaaaattttaagatgtTACCTTGCGATTAGATGCTACAGTAGCTCTATATAGAGCTGTTGTGCCAGGATAAACAGCTAACACTTGTCGACCCTGCCCAAAATCTGGAGCACTTGAAGGATCCCCTTTCTTCGGAAATGGAATAATATCTGACATAGGCAACTTGTACTTCCTATTACAAAAGGGGAAAGCAACATCAATAATAGTGCAAATCAATGCTCAGACTCAGAGTTTGTTAATTAAGCATATGTTTGTTGTTTCAGCGTTTCACTGAACATCATAAGCAATTGATGGAATTTTGTCAACCTTACAACACAATTCAACTCAATTGATCAAAATTGACAGAATCAGATATTAGCAGTacatatctataaataatGCAAAGGGATTAAGGCCCACTCATTAGAATCAACTTAACACACTAATGTTACCATCACAGGaaccctaaaatttaaaattaattaggagCACTATTGAACATTGTCAATTCATTAGTAGTATTTCCTTCATTCACTCCATACACTCATCATTAATCCATTATATGGCATTATCTATTTATCTTATACACAATCAACACTAGTAACACCACTACGACTACAGACATGTTAAGTTGATTCTGTAGAGATGCAGGAGCCAGGAAAGGAGTATAAGCTATCAGAAAGGTCACATAGAGCCTGTGGGTTGTGGCTGTCCTATAGgtgtaggattttttttaataaaatagatgtgGTTATTCCTGAACTCTGCACCATCAGTGCACACAACATAAACTGCCACAATcagagataaaaagaaaataaacaaaatagaaacaaaaaatatggcCAGCAAAAGGTAATGCTGACTTGCTGAGGCCAATACCAAGGGAACAGCCATCATCCTGATGCTGAGGCCACACCAACCTTGAGGCAGCTTGCTTCTACAGGAACAACAGCCATCCTGATGCCAGGGAACAAGAGTCCACTACTCCACTAAGGCAACAGCATGTGGCCCAGCGTTTAGGGAACTGAAGGCACATCAAAATCACCTCAAAGGATCATAAACTCATCATTGTGCCCAAGTGCTCAACCAATGAAGGCTAGACCAAATAACACCTCCGAGGTCACTCCAATCACTGTATGTTAGACCAAGGATTTGCATCCCAGGAATTAGTTATTATCGGTCATTTATTATGTCTTGTGCTCGCAAATTGCTTGGGAACCCCTAATCAAGTTGGTCATATGCACCAGTAGGAGGTGCCCCTAGTTACTAGGTATTTGTGCCAACCATCTAGCGCCTTCTTGAACACTAGTTATAGCAAACAATGCCCGCCAGTCGCCATAGAGCGCCAGTGCCAATCCATCCGTTCTGTCATCTAGGCAATGACGCTATCTGAAAATCTGCACACCCAAGGATGTAACCACTCCATTGAAAACCCAACGACACGTGTCATGGTGacatctgaattctgatgaGGAAGGGACCCCAAGGGGCAGCATAAAACGTACTGTAGGATTAAACAAGATGAACTAGATGATCTCAAGATTTCACACGAATATTCATACTTCTGGGAGTTGGGTAGTGAAATTAGTCATGTCGGAATAAATGAACATTTAAGAAATCAGAATATATTGAAAAATGATCTGATTTGCCCTTATATTAAAAGCAAACTAGAAAACAAAATGGCAGTGCTCGACTTATCTCATACTTTTGGGCACTCTCTTCATCGTCACCAGGCTCCTCATCAAGCACCTCATATCTGTAAATTCATTATGAGCTTATCAATGCTTCCTTGAAGAATAGATATGATAACAACAAACAAGTGACCatgaccccccccccccccctcccaccaccccaccaccaccaccaccatcccctgggcaaaaaaataaactcaggTCCAACCTATATTCAGTTAGGAATTAGTTAGGACAAGGGGACTGCAATGATGTTCAGAGGATACAAAAGGAATCAGACATTATTTTGCAAGTGGTTTTCATAGTAGTAGGGATGATGAGTAATGTCTCCACCAGACTAAGCCAAAAGGATGACATTATGGTCCAACTGCACCACGGAGAGGGCCAGTCAGACTGGTTACAGAGACACAAAGAGGTGTTAAATGGAAGATAGTGCTATGCCCATGTGCACAACGGGTCTCAGAGTAGGGCATTGCATAAAGTGGTCTCACAGTAAAGCAGCATGGAGAGCAGACGAAGCACAGTTCAGTgtggtggaggcgacggcagTGGGCATAAGCAGCAGCCAAGCACAGTAGAAGGATGAGGGGGAAAAAGTACAGTAAGAGGCAGCATAGTAGATAGGGCGGTGACAGCCTTTCACCATAACAATGGTCACAGACAAGAGTCCTCTGATCCTCCCCTACTCATCTTGGATCTAACAGCTAATAGTGATTCAGACCAAACAGCTCAAAATTATATGGATGGTGTGACTCAAACCATACCGCTGAAATTCCAGCTACTTTGGTTATACATAGAAAGATATAATAGGCTAGCCCCATAGCTCTGCTTGgttgttttcatatttatgtGTGGCAGGCTCTTCTAGGTAATATGATAATCATGCAACCTGAAATGGTAACCCTCCTGTTATTAAGGATTTCCTTGTCAACCTGAGTTATTCTAAAATGCTCCACGCACTCAAGACTAAAGGTCCTTTCAAGTAATAATAACTATAACAAGACAGAACAGATTAGGAAATagtttataatctaaaactGCCTCCATCAGAACAAAGTTTTGCCTCTACACAAAAGCTTTTACATCACAAGAATGCATATGACAGAGATAGAAAGTACAAAAGACATACTCTTTTGTTTCCTTATCGAAATGAATGACCTTCACCACAACCCACTCATCTTTTTCCTCATCTGATTTGACCTTAGCTGCAACCTGAGTGACATAGCATGAATGTTAAACAGTTAATTATAAAGTGTGTCACTGCGCATGCACAAAAGAGCGAAACTGATTTATGTACAATTAATGAAGTGGTgaagagaagaaggacaaGGTAAATTTCTTGAGGTCAAGCATATCATCATCCACTACAGGTACCAATATTAAGTACCAAGTTTTTTTAGTGCAGGGTAAAATACGTCAAATAGACGTCATTTCACTGGTCATTTCACTGATCGGTGAGGATTATTCAACCTGTATTGCCATGGGCCTTGGCTTCTTGCAATTAGttagattaaatatttacCATTTGTAATAATATAGACTTGACAGCtgaaagcaaaaaatatatatatgacagtTTTATGCAATCTTTAGAGGTCCAGCAATTTTGGTATTTGCGATTGATAGTGTTCactaaattgttttaaaaaagaaaacttaaaACTCATCCACAAGGAAAAACGATAATTTGTTTGATAGTGCAGTGttctttaattattttcataagAGTGCGATGATGTTTTCATTCCACAACACAAAATCATGGTAACTGAATGATAAAAGTAtctttgttttagaaaaacgtaaattattatttacttcTGTGTGCTGGTTTTTCCCAGTATAGAGGGCATCAACACATAGATGCTACAGATGTATCCAAATTTGTAGATAATAGAAATCACAGTAACATCCGCAGTTCAGAGAAACAAAACCATGTTAGGTAGTAACAAAATGTAGGTACAGGTCTTTGATGCAGAAAACCAGCAGCATAAAAGATATAACAGAACCCACCAGGTACCACAAACATAATGGAGGTTTCCAATTGAATATTCTTCCCatctttttttgcaaactttcTTCAAAAATTCTTAATCTTCACTAAATTGCTAGCAACGCATTTGTGTTTAAATAGTACTTCAGGGCCCCAACCCAAAAGATGCTAAAGTGCACCACTCAATGTAAACCAAGGTAATTGGATGCACATGTACAGCCCATGAGGTCTCTTGTAAAACCATCCCAAAAGCTAAATAAGGCAGTTGTGAATATTCAAGACACAGAAATAAAAGGAACATATTGTCCAACACCTGGCAGGCATGATGGATGTTTTAAGGGAAAACAGTGCAAAATTGACACCCTGAACAAGGTTTAAATTACTGTATAGAACTAAAGCATCATGTAGGAAGGTTACTAAAAACTCTTCACATGGAAAGCAGAAGCATTTTTTATCAGTGTAGCATGTAGCTCAAATAGCTGAAATGCAAAACTAACTAATATTTCCAAATTCAGCTGAAGTTGAGACCTGTTCTCCTTTCAGGTTTGTAGCATGATCAAGTTGGCTCCTCATAGATGCAGAGGAGAATCGTGTAGTATCTGTATCAGACTTcatcctcttctttttctgctCACTAAGTTCTACAAATGTAGAAAGAATTGATTGTTTTTCATGCTCAACAATAAAATGTTATGGCCTGATTTGCAATATGTTACTTCTAGTGAttacctattttttttctttgtgcaGATGAAGCTCCAGATTGCAACAAACCATCCAATAGTCCTACCAAAGAAGACGAAGCACTGCAGGAAAAAagtaatatgaaatatttaatCTCATTGCATTGCACATTTCTTCAAATAATAGACATGCATTCAGGTAGGAGCAAACATGAAGCGTGATGAAAGCAATGatacatgtaaatatatttcaaatcaCCAGACATTCCAAACAGATAAATAGTGATCCCCATGCTGGTCAGCATGAAGAACAATATTGAGCAACACCAAAGTTCAATGTTTCAACAAATCGTGCCCAACAAAAATAGCAACTTTCTGCTGACAAATaggaaaaaagtaaaaaatcaaactggTTTTTAGTCCACCATACAATGTTACATTCTGAAAGGAAACAATAATGTAAAATAGGTTAGCATGTGCAAGATATGTACACATCCATAGCACCCAAAGTGAAATGTTAGTTTCAtaagagtatatttttttttttcgaaataCACTGCATTAATTTCACATAGGATGTGATGCGCAATTCTCTTCCCTTATTTACAGTCAGTTCTTTTTGAACTAAGTTTCCGTTCAGGCATATAGGTTGATGTATTCATTGTTGAGAAGCAAAAGTGAATATGATAAACTTCTTAGAcgctttttttacttttagtgCTTCAGTTTTATTGAATCAGAACTGTTCTCTCAGGTAAGCAGTTGGTCACAACTAGCACCTATTATTTTGCATTTGCAGTTTTGCACTCAGTAGATTGGGTAGGGAAAATTAGACTTAAACTTTCTGGCAGATCATGATGTTGAGAGCTACCTTTTTACTACATCTTAATGGGCCAAAAGAATAGCATGTGAACACTTCAACTAATAAGATTTCGACATGCTTGATCCCAAATTTAGTTGAAACTGATTAAGAAAAAGCTTCAGCGTGTATGATTTTGATAACAAATACACTGAGTTGGTTCACCCCCTATTGTTTCTTCGTTTCATTTATAGTTACTATGTCGTGGACCAAAGTTCTCAACAGAATAACTACCAAAGGAAGAGGCCAGATAGCATTTCTTTGAACAAGGAAGCCCTAGATGAACAATGCTACTTGGCAGAGAGGGACCAGGTAGGAAGCCACAAGAACAGGACAACGACTACTTAAATTTTTCGT from Oryza brachyantha chromosome 12, ObraRS2, whole genome shotgun sequence encodes:
- the LOC102722817 gene encoding SAGA-associated factor 29 homolog A-like isoform X1; this translates as MSSSVGGGGGGGAGAGGGGADIASLLEKAKELDQLRKEQDDVVTEINKMHKKILSTPEMNDKQVDNTLLRLRALYTRAKELCESEVSASSSLVGLLDGLLQSGASSAQRKKIELSEQKKKRMKSDTDTTRFSSASMRSQLDHATNLKGEQVAAKVKSDEEKDEWVVVKVIHFDKETKEYEVLDEEPGDDEESAQKKYKLPMSDIIPFPKKGDPSSAPDFGQGRQVLAVYPGTTALYRATVASNRKRKSDDYLLLFDDDEEDGSLPQRPVPFHRVVPLPEGHRQ
- the LOC102722817 gene encoding SAGA-associated factor 29 homolog A-like isoform X2, producing MEHLIEKLNRLDQLQKDQDRITKKINEIHRKLRSSPEMNDKQVDNTLLRLRALYTRAKELCESEVSASSSLVGLLDGLLQSGASSAQRKKIELSEQKKKRMKSDTDTTRFSSASMRSQLDHATNLKGEQVAAKVKSDEEKDEWVVVKVIHFDKETKEYEVLDEEPGDDEESAQKKYKLPMSDIIPFPKKGDPSSAPDFGQGRQVLAVYPGTTALYRATVASNRKRKSDDYLLLFDDDEEDGSLPQRPVPFHRVVPLPEGHRQ